GTGTTCCTGCTGAAAAACTAACAGGTTTAGAACCGGGTGAATTATTTGTGCATAGAAATGTAGCGAATATGGTTATTCATACCGATTTAAACTGTTTATCTGTGGTGCAATATGCTGTTGATGTACTGGAAATTGAACATATCATCATCTGCGGTCATACTAATTGTGGTGGTATTAATGCTGCAATGGCACAAAATGATCTTGGCTTAATTAATAACTGGCTACTCCACATTCGGGATATTTGGTTTAAACATAGCCATCTATTAGGTAAACTGCCCTATGAAGAGAGATCAAATGTGCTAACTCGATTGAACGTAGCCGAACAAGTTTATAATTTAGGGCAATCTTCTATTATCAAATCTGCTTGGGAACGAGGAAAATCGCTCTCATTACACGGCTGGGTCTATGATGTTAAAGATGGCTTTTTAATTGATCAAGGTGTAATTGCAACTAGCCGAGAAAGTCTAGAAATTACTTATCGTAACGCTATCGCTAAGATTACAACCGATGCGAATGAAAAAGTAGCATTGCTTGAAGAGAACTAATCTTACAAGCGGTCATATTTCATTACTTTTTTGCATAATTTTAAATTATTTTAATGAGCGTTTTTTGCACAAACAATTGTTTTCAGCAATAAAGTTTTAAATCTCACAAAAAGCATAAAATATAGCATATAAAATCACAACACCCTTATTATCTGATTTTATTTTTATAAAAATCCAATTTTTTTGGTTTAAAAAGCAGATAAAACTAGAATAATTTAAAAAACACAGCTAGACAGCTATAAAAAAATCCTGCAAAATCGAACCAACTTAATGCGATTTTTGGTTGGAGGATTTAATGAAAAAACTTTCTGGTGCAGAAATGGTGGTACAGTCCCTTAAAGATGAAGGCGTTGAATACGTTTTCGGTTATCCGGGTGGCTCTGTACTTGATATTTATGATGCCATTCATACACTTGGCTTAAACCACGTTTTAGTTCGTCACGAGCAAGCTGCTGTACATATGGCAGACGGCTATGCTCGTTCTACAGGTAAAGTGGGTTGCGTACTGGTTACTTCCGGACCGGGAGCAACCAATACCATTACAGGTATTTTAACCGCTTATACTGATTCTATCCCAATGGTAATCCTATCAGGGCAAGTTCCATCTAACCTTATTGGGAGCGATGCTTTCCAAGAGTGCGATATGATTGGTATCTCTCGCCCTGTAGTAAAGCATAGCTTCTTGGTAAAAAATACGGAAGATATTCCTCATATCATCAAAAAAGCATTCTATATTGCTTCAACCGGTCGTCCCGGTCCTGTTGTGATTGATATTCCGAAAGATATGGTAAACCCATTAAATAAATATCCGTATGAGTATCCGAAATCAGTATCAATGCGTTCATACAATCCAACAGTACAAGGTCATAAAGGGCAAATCAAAAAAGCATTGAAAGCCTTATTGGTTGCGAAAAAGCCTATTCTCTACATTGGTGGTGGTGTAATTAATGCAGAATGCTCTGCAGAAGTTACAGAGTTTGCTCAAAAACTAAATCTTCCGGTTACAACCTCATTAATGGGGTTAGGTGCTTACCCTGCTTCTGATAGACAATTCTTAGGAATGCTCGGTATGCACGGTACTTATGAAGCAAACAATGCAATGCACGAAAGTGATTTAATTTTAGGTATTGGTGTGCGTTTTGATGATCGTACAACAAATAATTTAGCCAAATACTGCCCTAATGCGAAAGTAATTCACGTTGATATTGACCCAGCCTCTATTTCAAAAACCGTACCGGCTTATATTCCGATTGTAGGCAGTGCAAAAAATGTAGTTGATGAATTTTTATCATTATTAGATGATGAAAATCTTGCAAAAAGTCAGACAGATTTGACCGCTTGGTGGCAACAAATTGATGAATGGAAAGCTCGTAACTGCCTAGCTTTTGAAGAAAGCTCAGAGGTAATTAAACCACAACAAGTCATTAAAATGATCCACAAACTTACTAATGGTGAAGCCTATGTTGCATCAGATGTCGGTCAGCACCAAATGTTTGCTGCACTTCATTATGGCTTTGATAAACCACGCCGTTGGATTAACTCAGGTGGTGCAGGTACAATGGGCTTTGGCTTACCGGCTGCAATGGGCGTTAAATTTGCTCACCCGGAGGCAACGGTTATTTGTGTAACGGGCGATGGTAGTATTCAGATGAATATTCAAGAGCTTTCAACTGCTAAACAGTACGACACCCCTGTTGTTATTATCAGCTTAAACAACCGTTTCTTAGGTATGGTAAAACAGTGGCAAGATATTATCTATTCAGGTCGTCATTCACAGGTGTATATGAATTCTCTACCAAATTTCGCTAAATTAGCGGAAGCTTATGGACACGTTGGTATTCAAATTGATCACCCGTCTGAATTGGAAGAAAAATTAACTCAAGCCTTTAGCATTAAAGATAAATTGGTCTTTGTAGATATTTTGATTGATGAAACAGAACACGTTTATCCAATGCAAATTCGTGGCGGTGCAATGAATGAAATGATGTTAAGTAAAACGGAGAGAACAAATGCGTAGAACATTAGCAGTATTATTAGAGAATGAATCAGGTGCGTTATCTCGTGTGGTTGCCCTGTTCTCACAACGTGGCTTTAACATTGAAAGTTTAACTGTTGCTCCAACCGATGACTCAAGCCTTTCACGAATGACGATTGTGGCACAAGGCGAAGAAAAAGTACTAGAGCAAATCGAAAAACAATTACACAAATTAGTTGATGTATTTAAAGTAAGTAATTTAAGTGCTTATGAACACGTTGAGCGTGAAGTGTTATTAGTGAAAGTGCGTGCAACAGGTTCATCTCGTGATGAATTAAAACGTATGGTGGATATTTATCGTGGACAAATCGTGGATTTAACCCCGAAACTCTACACCATTCAGCTCTCAGGTTCGAGTGAAAAACTTAATGCATTTATTGAGGCTGTGAAAGAAGAAACTTCAATCGTTGAAATTGTTCGTTCCGGGGTGATTAGCCTATCTCGTGGCGATAAAAACGCCCTGTAAGCGGTTAAATTTCCGCTGAAAATTGCAAAATCCCTTTATTGAAAGATAAAGGGATTTTCTTATCTTAGAGTGGCAATATCAACACTTTTGATCTGCGTTGATAGTTATAATTTTCTCGCTTATACCGAGGTAAATCTTGAGCATCTGCTAATCTAAAACCACGTTCTTGAAACCATTGAGTAGTTCGGGTGGTTAGCACAAAGAGTTTTTCCATTCCTAACTGCTCTGCTCTTTTGCGGATATTCTCCAATAAAATATCGCCTCTTGAGGAATCTCGATAATCCGGGTGAACTGCCACGCAAGCCATTTCTGCCATTTTTTCTTCCGGATAGACATTCAATGCCGCACACGCAATCACTACGCCATCACGCTCAATAATGGTATAGTTAGCAATTTCCATTTCTAGCTGTTCACGAGAGCGTTTAACCAGAATGCCCTGTTGTTCAAGAGGACGAATTAAATCCAGTAATCCCGGAATATCTCTTGCAGTAGCAATGCGAATATTTTCCGAGCTTTCCATTGAGAACTGTGTACCGATACCATCACGAGAGAATAACTCTTGCAGTAGTGAGCCATCTTCTTTATAGCTCAGTAAATGGGAACGTTTTACCCCCTCTCGACAAACGCTGATCGCTGCCTGTAAAAAACGGGCTTTTGCTGTATGATACTGCCCTTGCTCGATTAAATTGTTCAGCACCTTTTGTGCATCTTGTGGCAAAATATCCGAAATGACATTGCCTGCTTCATCTAAAATACCCTGCTCTTCACAAAAACCGATTAATTTATCGGCACGAAGTTTAATTGCAACTTGAGTGGCAATATCTTCAAACGGTAAATTAAACATCTCTCCTGTTACAGAAGGGGCTATAGGTCCAAGTAATACGATTGAATTTTGTGCAAGCTGCTGTTTGATGCTCTCCACATTAATGCGGCGAATTTTGCCACTTAAGGCATAATCTACCCCATCAACTACTCCAATTGGCTGAGCCAAGATCATATTACCGCTCACTACATTAATCACTTCGGAATGTGGTAAACGCAACGAAAGGCGGGCAAATAAGTCGTAATGCACTTTCCCTACCGCTTGTTTAACATACTCTAGCGATTGCGGATTTGTGATTCGGATATTGTTGTAATACTCAGGCTCGATATTATTTTGGGTTAAGAGCTGATTAATTTGCGGTCTAGCCCCAAACACAATCACTAATTTGATATTCAAGCTATGCAATAAACTAATATCATTGATAATATTGATAAAATTTGGGCTTTCGACAACATCGCCATCAAGCATAATCACAAAGGTTTTCCCTCTGTGCATATTAACATAGGGCGTAGATTGTCTAAACCACTGGGCTAAAGCTAATTCTGTGTTGTGCATAATTTTCCTCGTAATAATAGCAACTATATTAGCTTTTTTAGAAAAATCCGCAACCATTAAATTGAATAATTAGTCATATTTTTTGCATAAATAACAAAACCCTAATATTCAAAATATTAGGGCTTCATTTATTATGCTTCAGCTTTAGTTAAATCTTTAACTTCTGTTTCTGCGGTTACTTTTTTAACTGCTTCGATACCTTTTTGGCAACTTTGTTTGGTTTTATACGCTTCGCCTGTTGCAACTACTTCGTGGTTACCTGCTTTTAAACGCCAGCGGTATTCGCCTTTAGCATCTTGATAAATTTCAAAATACATATATTACTCCTTAATGTGCTAACCCCAAACACTGTGTTTGGTTGAGTTAGCTTAAGCGAAATTCAGAAAAATATCAAAGCAAGCGGTCATTTCTTTACAAAAAATTGCAAATTTATTGTGCCGATTGCATCAACTGCTCAATATCAGCAATTTCTTTCGGGCAACCACTGGTTAAATTTTTATTACCATAATCAGTAATCAGCAGGTTATCTTCAATACGGATCCCAATACCTTTATATTGCTCTGGTACATCTGCTTCTTTCGGAATATAGATACCCGGCTCAACTGTCAGCACCATACCAATTTGTAATGGACGATCTCGCTCTGTGCCATAATCACCAACATCGTGCACATCTAATCCTAACCAATGCCCTAAGCCGTGCATATAAAATTGACGATATGCCTTTTGCTCAATCAATTCGTCCACATTTCCAGTCAAAATACCTAAACGAACCAAACCTTCCGTGAGAATTTGCACTGCTTTATCATTAGCTGCCTTGATAGAACTATCCGGCACAAGTAGCTTTGTTGCTTCTTTTATCATCGTAAGTGTTAATTCATACAGTTCTTTTTGTGGCTCGGAAAATTTACCATTAATCGGAAACGTTCGGGTAATATCGCCGGCGTAGTAAGCAAATTCTGCACCTGCATCAATTAGTAATAAATCGCCGTCATTTAGCACTTGGTCATTTTCATTGTAGTGCAAAATGCAAGCATTCTCTCCGCCTGCTACAATAAAATTATAGGCAGGAAATCTTGCTCCAAAGCGGGTAAATTCGTGCTGCATTTCCCCTTCAATTTCCAACTCATAACGATTTGGACGAGTTTGTTTCATTGCTCGGATATGTGCCATCGAAGAAATATGGCAAGCCTGTTGAATAAGTGCAATTTCAAGTTCTGACTTAATTAATCGCATTTCAGATAACATCGGCTGCCAATCAATCAATGTAGTAGGCGTTTTTTGACGATTTGCGTTCATTTCATCAA
The sequence above is a segment of the Mannheimia bovis genome. Coding sequences within it:
- the can gene encoding carbonate dehydratase, with amino-acid sequence MQKIERLFANNHAWATQMKDEQSDYFKKLAEHQKPTYLWIGCSDSRVPAEKLTGLEPGELFVHRNVANMVIHTDLNCLSVVQYAVDVLEIEHIIICGHTNCGGINAAMAQNDLGLINNWLLHIRDIWFKHSHLLGKLPYEERSNVLTRLNVAEQVYNLGQSSIIKSAWERGKSLSLHGWVYDVKDGFLIDQGVIATSRESLEITYRNAIAKITTDANEKVALLEEN
- a CDS encoding acetolactate synthase 3 large subunit, whose product is MKKLSGAEMVVQSLKDEGVEYVFGYPGGSVLDIYDAIHTLGLNHVLVRHEQAAVHMADGYARSTGKVGCVLVTSGPGATNTITGILTAYTDSIPMVILSGQVPSNLIGSDAFQECDMIGISRPVVKHSFLVKNTEDIPHIIKKAFYIASTGRPGPVVIDIPKDMVNPLNKYPYEYPKSVSMRSYNPTVQGHKGQIKKALKALLVAKKPILYIGGGVINAECSAEVTEFAQKLNLPVTTSLMGLGAYPASDRQFLGMLGMHGTYEANNAMHESDLILGIGVRFDDRTTNNLAKYCPNAKVIHVDIDPASISKTVPAYIPIVGSAKNVVDEFLSLLDDENLAKSQTDLTAWWQQIDEWKARNCLAFEESSEVIKPQQVIKMIHKLTNGEAYVASDVGQHQMFAALHYGFDKPRRWINSGGAGTMGFGLPAAMGVKFAHPEATVICVTGDGSIQMNIQELSTAKQYDTPVVIISLNNRFLGMVKQWQDIIYSGRHSQVYMNSLPNFAKLAEAYGHVGIQIDHPSELEEKLTQAFSIKDKLVFVDILIDETEHVYPMQIRGGAMNEMMLSKTERTNA
- the ilvN gene encoding acetolactate synthase small subunit produces the protein MRRTLAVLLENESGALSRVVALFSQRGFNIESLTVAPTDDSSLSRMTIVAQGEEKVLEQIEKQLHKLVDVFKVSNLSAYEHVEREVLLVKVRATGSSRDELKRMVDIYRGQIVDLTPKLYTIQLSGSSEKLNAFIEAVKEETSIVEIVRSGVISLSRGDKNAL
- the argA gene encoding amino-acid N-acetyltransferase; its protein translation is MHNTELALAQWFRQSTPYVNMHRGKTFVIMLDGDVVESPNFINIINDISLLHSLNIKLVIVFGARPQINQLLTQNNIEPEYYNNIRITNPQSLEYVKQAVGKVHYDLFARLSLRLPHSEVINVVSGNMILAQPIGVVDGVDYALSGKIRRINVESIKQQLAQNSIVLLGPIAPSVTGEMFNLPFEDIATQVAIKLRADKLIGFCEEQGILDEAGNVISDILPQDAQKVLNNLIEQGQYHTAKARFLQAAISVCREGVKRSHLLSYKEDGSLLQELFSRDGIGTQFSMESSENIRIATARDIPGLLDLIRPLEQQGILVKRSREQLEMEIANYTIIERDGVVIACAALNVYPEEKMAEMACVAVHPDYRDSSRGDILLENIRKRAEQLGMEKLFVLTTRTTQWFQERGFRLADAQDLPRYKRENYNYQRRSKVLILPL
- a CDS encoding YegP family protein, which translates into the protein MYFEIYQDAKGEYRWRLKAGNHEVVATGEAYKTKQSCQKGIEAVKKVTAETEVKDLTKAEA
- the pepP gene encoding Xaa-Pro aminopeptidase: MDLAYLAKMPQEEFTARRERVFEQMQDNSALLIFTESEKRRNNDCDYLFRPDSYFWYLSGFAEPQSAILLIKQADKTESIIFVRKKDPLMETWNGKRLGIENAPKTLQFHEAFDVEEINAVLAKKLANLTACYYARGLQEWGDNILFSTFDEMNANRQKTPTTLIDWQPMLSEMRLIKSELEIALIQQACHISSMAHIRAMKQTRPNRYELEIEGEMQHEFTRFGARFPAYNFIVAGGENACILHYNENDQVLNDGDLLLIDAGAEFAYYAGDITRTFPINGKFSEPQKELYELTLTMIKEATKLLVPDSSIKAANDKAVQILTEGLVRLGILTGNVDELIEQKAYRQFYMHGLGHWLGLDVHDVGDYGTERDRPLQIGMVLTVEPGIYIPKEADVPEQYKGIGIRIEDNLLITDYGNKNLTSGCPKEIADIEQLMQSAQ